The proteins below come from a single Chryseobacterium nepalense genomic window:
- a CDS encoding NADP-dependent isocitrate dehydrogenase: MTTITVAKGDGIGPEIMNATLKIILAAGARIEINEIEIGEKIYLEGHTSGISDESWEIIRRNKIFLKAPITTPQGGGYKSLNVSTRKFLGLYANVRPCASFYPFIQTKHPVMDIVIVRENEEDLYAGIEHQQTDEVVQCLKLISRPGCEKIIRYAFEYAKQQNRKKVTCFTKDNIMKQTDGLFHQVFNEIAAEYPEIENEHWIIDIGAAKMADTPELFDVVVMPNLYGDVLSDIAAQLTGSVGLAGSANIGEECAMFEAIHGSAPAIAGQNVANPSGLIQAAIMMLNHIGQNQVAEKVHNAWLKTLEDGIHTADIFKEGVSIKKVGTQEFAQAVVLNLGKKPSVLKSVQHLNNYTLNLPKYRRRAKAKKVLDGVDLFVHWNGTDANELAGKLQRLEIGGIKLNVITNRGIKVWPDGFKETFCTDHWRCRFRPQQSLEISKIDIATLLTRAIEEDIDVIKTENLYSFDGKVAYSLAQGQ; this comes from the coding sequence ATGACAACAATTACAGTAGCCAAAGGTGACGGCATCGGTCCCGAAATTATGAATGCAACGCTAAAGATCATTTTAGCAGCAGGTGCGAGAATTGAAATTAATGAAATTGAAATCGGAGAAAAAATTTACCTTGAAGGACACACATCAGGTATCAGCGATGAATCCTGGGAAATAATCAGGCGTAATAAAATATTCCTGAAAGCACCCATCACAACCCCTCAGGGTGGCGGATACAAGAGCCTTAACGTCAGCACCAGAAAATTTCTGGGCTTGTATGCCAATGTAAGGCCTTGTGCAAGCTTTTATCCCTTTATACAAACCAAACATCCCGTAATGGATATTGTGATCGTAAGAGAGAACGAAGAAGATTTGTATGCAGGAATTGAGCATCAGCAGACGGATGAAGTAGTGCAATGTTTAAAACTGATAAGCAGGCCGGGATGCGAAAAAATCATCCGTTATGCTTTTGAATATGCCAAACAGCAGAACAGAAAAAAAGTAACATGCTTCACCAAAGATAATATTATGAAGCAGACCGACGGATTGTTCCACCAGGTTTTTAATGAAATCGCGGCTGAATACCCTGAAATAGAAAATGAACATTGGATTATTGATATCGGAGCTGCGAAAATGGCAGATACACCGGAACTGTTTGATGTGGTGGTAATGCCTAATCTGTATGGTGATGTTTTAAGTGATATTGCAGCACAGCTTACAGGTTCAGTCGGTCTTGCAGGCTCAGCAAATATAGGAGAAGAATGTGCCATGTTTGAAGCGATTCACGGGTCTGCTCCTGCTATAGCCGGACAGAATGTAGCGAATCCTTCCGGACTTATTCAGGCAGCGATTATGATGCTGAATCACATCGGACAAAACCAGGTGGCTGAAAAAGTACATAATGCATGGCTGAAAACATTGGAAGACGGAATTCATACCGCTGATATATTTAAAGAAGGCGTAAGTATAAAAAAAGTTGGAACACAGGAATTTGCACAAGCGGTTGTGCTTAATCTTGGTAAAAAACCATCAGTGTTAAAATCCGTTCAGCACCTGAATAATTATACCCTTAACCTTCCGAAGTACAGACGCAGAGCCAAAGCTAAAAAAGTACTGGACGGAGTGGATCTTTTTGTACACTGGAACGGTACGGATGCCAATGAGCTGGCCGGTAAATTACAGCGCCTGGAAATAGGAGGCATAAAACTTAATGTAATTACTAACAGGGGAATCAAAGTCTGGCCGGATGGTTTCAAAGAGACTTTCTGTACCGATCACTGGCGCTGCAGATTCAGGCCTCAGCAAAGCCTGGAAATCAGTAAAATTGATATTGCCACGTTACTCACCAGAGCTATAGAGGAAGATATTGATGTCATAAAAACCGAAAATCTATATTCTTTTGACGGGAAAGTGGCTTATTCTTTAGCGCAGGGGCAGTAA
- a CDS encoding LysR family transcriptional regulator, producing MNYTLNQLQIFLKVVQTGSVTKAAEALFLTQPAVSIQLKNFQDQFNIPLTEVVGRKLYVTDFGKEIAHAAEEIVNQIHSINYKTLAYQGQVTGRLKISVVSTGKYVMPYFLSGFIRQHPGIELVMDVTNKEKVIESLENNEVDFALVSILPSALNIERMDLLQNKLYLVGNSQNSEQTITLEDFESIPLIFREKGSGTRTTMEGFIKHKNISVLKKMELTSNEAVKQALLAGLGYSIMPLIGIRNELYNQELKIIPIKGLPIKTMWSLIWMRGKKHSPVSELYLQYLQKAKAEIIEERFSWCEQY from the coding sequence ATGAATTATACGCTTAATCAGCTTCAGATTTTTTTAAAAGTTGTACAAACAGGAAGCGTAACCAAAGCGGCGGAAGCGTTATTTCTGACACAGCCTGCAGTTTCAATCCAGCTGAAAAATTTCCAGGATCAGTTTAATATTCCCTTAACGGAAGTTGTCGGCAGAAAGCTTTATGTAACCGACTTCGGTAAAGAGATTGCGCATGCAGCGGAAGAAATTGTGAACCAGATTCATTCCATCAACTATAAAACGTTGGCATATCAGGGACAGGTAACCGGAAGGCTGAAAATTTCGGTTGTTTCCACCGGGAAATATGTAATGCCTTATTTTCTTTCGGGTTTTATCCGTCAGCATCCCGGAATTGAACTTGTAATGGATGTTACCAATAAGGAAAAAGTGATTGAAAGCCTGGAAAACAATGAGGTAGATTTTGCCCTTGTATCAATCTTGCCAAGTGCATTAAATATTGAACGGATGGATCTCCTTCAGAATAAACTTTACCTTGTAGGGAATTCCCAAAACAGCGAGCAAACCATCACGCTGGAAGATTTTGAGAGCATTCCTTTAATTTTCAGGGAGAAAGGATCCGGAACGCGAACAACTATGGAAGGCTTTATCAAACATAAAAACATCTCTGTTTTAAAAAAAATGGAACTCACATCCAACGAGGCCGTAAAACAGGCATTACTGGCAGGATTGGGCTATTCTATCATGCCGCTTATCGGAATCAGAAATGAACTGTACAATCAGGAGCTGAAAATCATTCCTATCAAGGGTCTTCCCATAAAGACCATGTGGAGTCTGATCTGGATGCGTGGTAAAAAACATTCCCCGGTTTCTGAACTGTATTTACAGTATCTTCAAAAAGCCAAGGCAGAGATTATCGAAGAAAGGTTTAGCTGGTGTGAGCAGTATTAG